The Diadema setosum chromosome 4, eeDiaSeto1, whole genome shotgun sequence genome window below encodes:
- the LOC140226806 gene encoding uncharacterized protein has product MVSLTEIAVPNMNCELCSRTIEIELGKLPGVATVKTSLPQRKVAISHDCMLTSAEAVASAVDSLGYIVAKVKTTGADPMTRGKGQAGGDGGEGACCKSLPAGEGSDRKGWKDGESVWSPRAVETVQTDFEDSEAEGKLVPENGAAHAQCERFNLIIQVEGKFLRGNQLPACVLEKVRECPGVMSLSVSSDGALHVIHDPQSVTRSAVMGVIEKLGYGSKVREGENLSGFCRVLSCN; this is encoded by the exons ATGGTGTCACTAACAGAGATCGCGGTCCCAAACATGAACTGCGAACTCTGCAGCCGAACAATTGAGATCGAACTGGGTAAGCTTCCTGGGGTCGCAACAGTGAAAACGTCGCTACCGCAGAGGAAGGTTGCCATCTCCCATGATTGTATGCTCACGTCGGCAGAGGCAGTGGCAAGCGCCGTGGACAGCCTGGGCTACATCGTGGCTAAAGTGAAGACAACGGGGGCCGATCCGATGACCAGGGGAAAGGGGCAGGCTGGAGGCGATGGCGGTGAGGGGGCGTGCTGCAAGTCACTCCCTGCTGGGGAAGGAAGCGACAGAAAAGGTTGGAAAGATGGAGAGAGTGTCTGGAGCCCACGGGCTGTAGAGACTGTGCAGACTGACTTTGAGGATTCGGAAGCTGAAGGAAAATTGGTGCCAGAGAATGGAGCTGCACATGCACAGTGTGAACGCTTCAACTTGATCATTCAG GTGGAGGGAAAATTTCTGAGAGGAAATCAGCTGCCCGCCTGTGTCTTGGAGAAGGTTCGCGAGTGTCCGGGAGTGATGAGCCTGAGTGTCTCAAGCGATGGAGCCCTTCATGTCATCCATGATCCCCAAAGTGTAACAAGGAGCGCCGTGATGGGTGTCATTGAGAAGCTGGGatatgggtcaaaggtcagagaaGGTGAGAATCTCAGTGGATTTTGCAGAGTATTATCATGTAACTAG